DNA from Conexivisphaera calida:
AGTATGCCGTATGCGATTACTCCCTTCGGCCCTGTGTTCAGCATTGCCCCCAGCACCGTCACGCCCACCTTCGCCAGATAGTCCCAGAGCATCCCCGTCTTTATTGGCGAGTCCGCCTCCACCCTAACTGCCACCATATCCCTCCCGGGCGAGAGCCGGGAGACGGGCAGGTTGAACTCGGGGGATGATCCCTGGCCCTCCATGTTAATTATTTAATGTTAACGCCGCTTAATAAAATTATCCTCATGCTATATTCCCATTTTCTATGCAATGTGCGCATATAACTCGACGAATTTGCTCAAGAACTTGACATTGGATGTGATGAGCGCGAGGATGGCGCAGCGCGCGTCGCGGAACGGACCAGCCGCGGGCGCGCTAGCTGGCCGCGGTCGCTCCGAGGATCTGGGTAGAGTTGTCCTCGTACACGACCAGCACAGCTATCACGCACGGTGGGGCGCGCGAGGTGATGTTCGCGACGTCCACGCTCGTGCCCGCGCTCGCGCCGGGCGGCAGGGGCGCGGTTATGAGCGGCACCGGGCGCGCGAGGGGGCCGTTCAGGTACACGAGGGTCACGTTCTGGATCGGCACCGCGCCGATGTTCTGGATCGTGACGGTGAGCACGCCGCCCTCGAGGTCCGCGCCCTGGATCGCCGCCGCAGGAGCGCTCGATCCCCAGCTCATGTAGCCCACGACGAACTTCCAGACGGCGGCCGCCAGGAGGATGGTGATCACCACGAGGGCCATCTCGCGCGCGATGTGCGCCGCGCCGCGTCTGCGATCGCGTGTGACCTCCGGCTCTGGGTAGAGATCGGGATAGCGGTGGATCATGTGGTGACCTCCGCCGGCCTAGTCGTGAACCGCGCGAGCTCCGACTTCGAGAGCATCACGTAGAGCGGGACGTGGCCCTCCGGCGAGGCGAGGAGCGCCTGGCCTACGCGCGCCCCCACGACGAACTGGACCTCCTCCCGCGAGAGCGCCAGCGGGCCCGCCAGCATCTCGGCCGCGGCGGCGTCCTGGTGGAGCACTATCTTGGTGGCCGCGTTCTCAAGCACAACCCGGCCCGGCCCCTGCATCATATCGGAGACGCGCTGGGTCGCTATCATGAAGGCCGCGTTGTAGTGGCGCCCGGTGCGCGCCACCTCCGGCACGAACTCCACCGTCCCGGGGAAGTAGGGCTTCCCGGTCTTCGGGTTGGTCTCGACGAACGCCCATCCCTCGTCCACCATGATCATCTTGCGCACGCGCACGGGCGCCCTCTTCACGTTCCTCCAGACCCACGCGAGCGCGAGGTATGCGGCGGCGTCCCGTACGGCGGCGCCCTCTATCGAGCTGAGCACGAACACTTGCCTCGTCGTCAGGGTGCTCTCCTTCCCGCTCCACAGGTGCGAGAGCGGCTTCAGCCCGGCCTCCAGCCGCTTGCCGAGGGATCCACCCGCCTCGGCCGGGAGCTCGTCGACGTGCTCTGACCTGAGCAGGTTGAGATCCGCGCGCAGGTCGGACTCGGTTATCCCCGCCAGGTCAGCTATGAAGGAGAGCGCCGCCGCGCGGGACTCGAAAACGGCGAGCGGATCCAGCGCCTGCGGCCTCGATAGGTCCAGCACTTCCGCCCCTATGAGCTCCGCGAATGACCCCTCGTAGGTGCCCCTGGATCCGAGGGCGTACTCGGGGCGCACGATGGAGTCGAAGACCCAGATGTACGAGTCCGGATCCGCGGCCGCGAACCGCGAGATCCACGCCTTCACAAGGGTCGACTTGCCGTAGCCGGTCTGGCCGAAGATAGCGATGTTGTAGTTCTCCCTCTCGTACACATCATATGCTATCACGTTCCCAGTGAGGAGGTTCTGGCCCAGAACCACCGCGGTCGGCGTCGGGTCTATGATGTCCAGCCCGGCGAACGGGAAGAAACCGACCAGCGTGCTGGTCGGCACGTAGAGCTCGCGCCCGCGCGCCCACTCCGGCCCTATGCCGAGGTACATGGACGCGTTCATGCCGAGCGGCGAGTCCATGAACCCGTGAAGGCGGGAGCGCAGGTTCCGGCGCCTCTGCTCCAGCTCGGCCGCGTCCCCGGCGCGTATCACCAGGAGCGTGTGCACCAGGAAGAGCCGCTCCCGGCCAGATGCCACCGCGTCGGACGCGGCGCGCGCCGCCTCGAGCTCCATGGCGCGCTCCGGATCCACCGGGCGCCCCTCGCGGATCCTCACCTCCACCGCGGCCGCGAGGGCGCGGTAGTGGTGCACCGCTAGGTCGCGCCCGTCCTCGAGGGGCTGTAGCGAGATGCGGACCTCGTGCAGGTACGGGTAGAGGTCCGTGAGCCACCCGGCCCGCATCGACGGCGTGAGGCCGACCAAAGTGTAGACGCGCACGAAGTGCCCGTCCGAGTCCACGGCGAACCGGGGCGCGTCCGCCACCAGCTTGAGCTCCGGCATGCTCGGGACCTTCACGAACCTGAGCCCGGCGATCGAGAGCGCGTCCTCGAGGGGCTCCTCGGACGCCACGAAGAACCGCTTATGCGGGATCTCGTAGAGCTCGTCCCCGAGCGCGACGACGCGGCGGTCCTCCACCACGCGGATCTCAACCCGCGCGTTGAGCGCGTTGAGCATGGCGGCGAAGTTCTCGAGCACGGCGCGAGCCTCGGGCTCCGGGAGGAGCGACAGGTTGATCGACCTGAGCTCGTAGACGTGGGGCCACCGCCTCGGGCGCACGGACGTGTGCCCGATAGCGCTCGAGGGCTCGCCCATGTCCGATCGTGCGGGAGCGACTTTTAAGCAGGGATGAGCACCTGACGTCGTGAAGCTCACGACCCATTACCTGTTCACGATCGGGCTCGTGGCCCTGATCGCGTGCCCCATCCTCCCGCTCAGCGGGGCGCTCGTCGTGGCAATATGGCTCGGGGTCGCGACGAACTGGATAGTGGACATGGTTGGCCACGAGGACCGCGACGGAGCAGCGAGGCGCACGGCGGCGACTCACTCACTGCCCGGGGCGGCCGGCGTCGGACTGGTTCTGGGGGTCCTCCCCGTCGCCCTCGTCGCGCTGTTCGCTCCGACCGCGCTGATCGCGGCAGGGGTCCAGCTGTCGGAGGTCCCGTTCATAGCGCTCCTCATGGGCGCGCTGGGGATCCTCGCCGGGCTGTCGCACCTCCTGCTCGATGCGCTGACGGAGGGAGGGATCTACCATCGCGGCAGGAGGTGGGCGATCGCGCACTGGAGATACGACTGTGCGGCCGCGAACATGCCGTTCGCGCTCCTGGGACTGCTGATGCTCGCGTGCGCGATGGTTGGGCTGTGAGGTCCACGCACACGACGGCCCGTAAATTCACGGGGTGACGCTGGACGATTTCTAGCCCGTCCGTTATAAGGGATCCGCGCACTGGGAGGCGATGAACTCCTCGATGTCCGCCGGCTGGTTCGCGCCCGCCGGTGCGAGATCCAGGCACGCGCGCAGGGCCATATCGCCGATCATAGCGACGATAATCCTGATCGTCATCACCGTCGTCGCGGGGGCGTTCCTGTACACCTACGCCACCGGGATGCTCCGCTCGGGCGCCGCGTCGCAGGTCGCGAACGTCCAGAGCATAACGCTCACCGTGCCGAATGGCTCCGGCGATGGAACTCTCACAGTCACGGTACAGAACGGCGGAACCGTCGCGATAAAGGGCGTCTCACTGGTCGACTTCAACGGATCAACAGAATCCAAGCCGCTCATATCTTCGACGACCCCCATATCACCGGGACAGAGCGCCAGCGGCTCCGTGCAGGTTGGCCCAAATGTCGATAGTGACGGCGTCGAGACCAATGGCTCGCTGATCGCAGGCGAGTCCTACGAAGTCCAGCTCAATGTCACCTTCGCGAACGGCCAGACCCAGATAATAACCACGACCGTCATGGCCAACACCTACTGATAACGGTCCCACTGCGCGCGATTTCCCACTCAATTTTTGGATTTATAGATCCGGAGCCGTTGCACCTATGCTGGACAATGGATCTCCCAGAACAGCCTTCGTGGTCGCTCGCCCGCGTCGCGGCTCGAGCGCCGCGCGGGAATCCGGCCAGGGGTCCCGACCGAGGAGCCACCTTAGATATTGATTTAGCTCATATGATACCGATCTTCGCCGTGAGGCTGGGAATATTCCTGTTCTCATCGGTCGAGGACGCCCCCTCGAGGGCGGCGCGGGCGGAGGAGGAGGGGTTCGACTCGGTGTGGTTCCCGGAGTTCATGACCCGGAGGCCCGACGGGAGGGAGCACGCGGAGCCGCTGACGGCAATGTCGTACGTCGCGGCCTCCACCAGGAGGGTGGACCTGGGCACCGCGGTCCTGGGGGTCCTGAGGCGCCATCCGGCCGTGCTGGCGCAGGAGGTGGCCACGCTCTCCAGGCTCTCCGGGAGGAAGATAATCCTGGGCATCGGGGTAGGCGCCAGGAGGCAGGACCTCGCGCTCGGCACGTGGAGGCGCGTGGACCTCACCTACATGAGCGAGTACGTCGAGGTGCTCAGGGCGTTCTGGCGCGGCGGATCCGTGACCTTCCACGGCGAGCACTTCTCGATTGATGGAGCGGTGCCCGCGGTGGTCCCCGTCCCGGGCTCCACGGTGCTCGTTCCAGTCGGCGGCACGTCCGACGATTCGCTGCGCGCGGCCGCCGCGGTGGGCGACGGCTGGCTGGCCAACTGGATCTTCACCCCCGGCGCGTTCGCGGACTTCCTCTCCAGGGTGAGGGATATGGCCTCGGGGATGGGCAGGGATCCATCGTCCATCAGGGGCTACTACCTGACGGGGGCGGCGCTGACCGGCGATCGGGCGGCGCGGATCGCGTTCGCCCGCGAGCTGGCCTTCGGGGTCATGCCCGGGATCCAGAGGCAGGACTACGGATACAGGCTCCTGAGGAAACAGGGGTTCGACGTGGAGCCGGAGAGGCCGGATCAGATACCGGAGGAGTTCCTCCGCGAGGCGTTCCTCCTGGGCGACGCGGAGGAGGCGGTGGAGAGGCTGGGGGAGTACGAGGAGGCGGGCGCGGACGAGGTGTTCCTGCACTTCATGGATCCCGGGAGCGAGCGCGCGTTCGCCGAGCGCGTGCTGCCCCGCGTGGGGCGCCGCCGAGGTCGTGCGGGCGCGGCGAGCCCCTGCGTCAAGGTCGGCACCGACGGGTGACGGCTGGACGTGCCCGCGTGCACGATGTGGGCGCCGAGTCACCGTGCGCGGATGCCCGTGGAAAGGGGAGGGATCCAGATACTCACGACCGTGTACCGAGGGTCCACCCTCCCACGTGGGCCGGGGACTGCGCCCGGCACAATGATTCCGCCCCGTGAATTCACGGGGCGGTGGGATCGTCGGATCGCGGGTTGGCGCGCGTTATAAGTCTCCCCGGCACGATCCGGCGTGAGGTCGCACTCCAGCCGCGCCGTGGGCACCGTCGTGCTCTCGATGGCGCTCATCGTGCTCGCGCTCTCCATCCTCGTGGGGGCGCACGTGATCTACTACTCGCTCGCGACATACCGGATCGCGGGCGCTCCCGGGAGGCTCTCCGCCTCCATGAACGTCTCACAGGCGACATCTTGGAGGGGCGCGCACTTGGTGCCGGTGAACGTCACGAACCACGGACCGGAGGAGGTCCGGATCACTCGGGTCGTGGTGGAGGGCGGCGCGCCCGAGTACTACCCCTACGGCGCGACGCTCTTCCCGGGGCAGTCCGTCGTCATCTACGTGCCGCTCGACGGGGGCGTGGGGTTCGAGACCAACTACGGGACGGTGTGGGCGCGGGTCGTGAGGTGATGGCGCCCGGTCGGAGGATCCCGCGCGTGACCACCCCCATAAGCTTATGGGGGCGGCACGACGGCGCGGGCCGGGTCGCGGCGGCGCGACCCGTGAGGTGATTAGCCCGAGGAAAAAGGGGAAGAGGTTCAGGGCTCGCGCGCCTCGGGCGCCTCCTCCAGGTCGATGCCCAGGCGCTCCTCCGCCTCGTCGACGGACATGCGGCCCTCGCGCACGGCCTGCCAGACGTCGAAGGCGCGCCTGAGCCGGAGGAGGAGCTCCTCGCGGCGCCTCGCCTCGAGGTTCCTGTGGGACAGCGGGTCCGTCACCGAGTTGAACGCCTGCCACGCGTCGACGTGCGCGTAGTTGACCGCTGTTCCCTTCCTTCCGACGAGGACTATGCCCTCTATGTACCTCCTGGGCATCGTCGCGGCGAGAATCCTGGCCAGGAGGTCGTCCACCTGCATCGTCGTCCACCTGCGGTAGGTCTCCATCTCGTCCTCCATGTACTGCAGCAGGCCCTCCAGCCTCCTCCGGATCTCGTCCTCGACTTCGCTCATCCCGCCCTCGATGCGCACGCGGAACGCCGTCAGCTCGGACGTCGCCACGGCGCCGTTCGTGCACGCTAGGCGGAGCGTGAACCCCGAGAAGGAGAGGGGAGCTATGGATCCATCGACCGAGTTCCCTGCAACGAATCCGATCGCGACCGGGTCGCCGACGCGGACGTCGCGCGCCTCGGACCCCACGAACCGCAGGAACATCCCGAGCCCGCTGGACGTGTACTCGCCCAGGACGGACGCGGTCCCCTTCATCCGGAAGGCGACGTGCCTCATCCCGTGCTCCTCCGCTATGCGCGAGACGATCTCGCGCGCCACCTCGTTCGGCACGAACCTGAAGCTCGGGCCCTTCACGATCGTCATCCGGATCGGCTTCCCCGTCACGGGGTGCTTAGTATCGATCTCGATCACCTGGTAGCGGCGCGGCACCTCCTCGCCGTCCTCGGCCTCGAAGTAGCCGAAGTGGCTCACGATCCCGTACTCCCTCCACCTATCGTCGGTGCGCTCGACCCTGAACCTCTTCCCCGGGAGGGTGACTCCTCCCATCGTGGCCGGGGGCTCCCTTCCGAGCCCCTCCGCGGCCTCGCCCGCTGACGCGGGCGTCCCCATGTGTGCGTGGGTGTTCATGTGACAGTGCATCCGCGGACCCCTTATAACGGATGGACGCGCCATGGCGCCGTGATCATCACGCCGGCGTAGTGGCACCAGACCCACGGGGGTGCCAGGTGGGGCCTGGGACTGCGGCGCCCCCATAAACTTATGGGGGAGGCCCGCGACCGCGCGGATCCGGCGCGCCGGGGGCGTTAAAAGCCGACGCATCATTCTCCGGCATGAGTTCGCGCAGATCCCGGATCCATGGCTGGGCCATCTATATGATCACGGTCCCGCTCGCGGTTCTCGCGGCGTGGATCGGGTACTACATCGCTACCATTGTGAGGACATCATGGGAGGCCTCACTCCTCTCGGCGGCCCTCATGGGGATCTCGATCGGGTGGCTGATGGCGGGCTTCTCAGTATACTACGAGGAAATGCGCTCTGAGCGCATCAGTCTACCGAGGCGCCCGAAGGTCCGCCCGGCGAAGGTCGGGAAGCGCAACAAGCACCTCGACAAGATCGCGACCCGCCTGGCGCGGGGGCACAGCGAGGACATCCTTCGCGCCGGGATCAATGTGACCCCATCGACATTCTACTACCGCTGGGTCAGGATCGCGGCCTACTCGCTGGTCGCCGCGGCGCCCGCCGGGATCGTGTTCGCGTACCTCCTCCACAGCCCCCTGCCGTTGCTCGCGGCCGCCGCGCCCTTCATCGTGATCTTCCTGGGCCCGGAGATAGTGGTCCGGAACGCCGCCTCCGACCGCCGGAGCGGCGCGGAGGACGAGCTTCCGTTCCTCGCGCTCTACATGAGCGTGATGTCCAGCGCCGGGATAACGCTCTACGAGGCGATGAAGCGCCTGATAGGCCGCGGTATCTATCGCCGCCTCGAGGCCGATGCTGTGTACCTGCAGCGCTCCGTTGAGTTCATGGGAGATGACGAGATGACGGCGGTCGACAGGCTGGCGCGCACCCATCCATCGCGCGCGGTGCGTGACTTCCTCTATGGGTACAGCTCAGAGATCCGCTCGGGCGGCGACGTGGCGGGCTACTTCTGGGACCGCGCGGAGGAGCTGTTACGGTGGCTCCAGTTCCGGTTCGAGAGGTACGCGGACTCGGTGTCGGACATGGGCGAGATGATGACCGCCATGTTCTTCGTCCTCCCTGCGATCGTGCTCACGACCGCGTTCATATCGCCGAGCGCCTCGATGGGCCTCGTGTGGCTCATGGCGGGGCTGGCGATACCGATCATCGGCATCATGGTGGCGATGATAATTCGGAGCAACCAGCCGAAAACCGGTGACAAGTTCGAGGGGAACACCTACATGGGCCTCGCCGCCGGGATCGTGGCCGGGATCGCGTCCTACATTATATCGCTGGTCGCGCACGCGAACCTGCCGCTCTGGGCTCCACTCGCGGCGGCGCTCGTCTCCGGGTCCGTGGCGTTCGGCGTCCCGGTTCAGATGAAGGTCCGCGCCATAAACGACGAGGAACGCTCGCTCCCGGACTTCCTGCGGGACGTGACGGAGTACAGGAAGGCGGGCTACACGGTGTCTAGGGCGATCATATCCCTCGCGCGCGAGGGGAAGTACTCCAAGCCGCTGACCGTGTTCCTGCGGCGCCTCTCGGCCTCGCTCCAGATGGGCCTCCGCCTGCCGGAGGTGAAGGCGCGCGCCAACTCATGGCTCGTCAACCAGATGGTGTTCCTCTTGGGGCAGGTCGAGGAGAGTGGGGGCGGCACGCCGCGCGACTTCGAGACCATGCACGCGTTCGTGGAGCGCTATGTCATGGCGAAGAGGATGGCGCGCGGGCGCATGCGCCTGTACCAGATGCTGGCGATCGGCACACCCATGGGCCTCGCGTTCCTCATCTGGATCATGGCGACCTTCCTCACCAAGTTCCAGCTCCCGAGCCTCCCAGGCGCGCCCTCGCTCCTCGCGACCAGCATCCCGCCGGGGCTCTTCTCAGCTGCGTATGTGATGGTGATAACGGCGGCCGCGTTCATGGCGCTCTCGGCTGGCACCGCGAGCGACTTCACGCCGCTCAACGCGACCCGCATCGCGGTCTCGGTGCTCATAGCCGCGCTCATAGTGTTCGTCGTCTCGTACTACGGATCCGCGCTCTCGGCGCTCATGCCGACGAGCGTGCCGGGAATGTTCGCGCTTGTGCCCTCTTCGCCGTGAAGCGTAAGTTCGGAGTGAGGAGAACCTGAGGGCGAGGAGCACTATAGTACTCCTAACGGAAGCTATACAGCGTTTCTGGGCGTACTGCTAGGACGAGATGAGATCGTACGCTGTGACCAAGACAGGAGCGCTGACATAGGGACTTATGCCAGGTCTGGAGCGGACTGCTGATGCAGCAATCTACTTAGTAATTATATATAGAAATCTAATCATAAAAATAGTGAATCTTCTACCGACGCCTTATCAGGACCAATATCTCAAGGACTAAGATTATTATTGCAATGACTATTGTTGCTAGCACCAGGCTGTTGATGCTGGAGATCTGGGCTGCCTCGGACTGAACGGTGCTCAGGGTAGAGCTCATGGAGCTGAGCGAGTCCCCTATGGAGCTGACCGTCGAGCTCATGGTGCTCAGGGTAGAGCTCATGGAGCTTAGTAAGTTGCTGACGGAGCTCAGCGACGAGCTGATAGAGCCTAGCTGGGAGTTGGTGGAACCTATTGCTGCGCTCAGTGAACTGTTGACGGCGCTCAGCTGGGAGCTCGGCGACACATAATTCTTGCTAACAGAAACTAAGTATTCAGCAATACCCTGAACCTCGGCGAAGCCTGTGCTGGCATTTCCATATAGTGCCAAGGCACTGTTCAGGTTACCCTGCGCATAATCCAGCGTAGCTAACGACATCTCATGACTTGACTCCCAGTAGAGGGATTCGGCATTCGCAAACTGCTGGGATAACTGTGCATATGTTGGAACATCGCTCTGCTTTATGCCGTAAAGCGCCTTGGATGCTTGGAAGAGTTCCCCGTAGGCCTCGCTCTGGAGGTTCTCAGTGATGGTCTGAGGCGTCGGATCGGACGGCCACAGCACGAATTTTACGTACTGGCCGGTCTGCCCGGGCGCTAGGAGCCCCCACAGGGGATAACCTGGATTGCCAGCGCAGACATATAATATCCCCTGTGCCGGTATTGCCACCTTTGAGCTCAGGGTTCCGCCCCACGGCGCGAAGCGATTTATCGTGTTGCCGGTCCACTCGCTGTTGGGTATCCACTCGCTGCCGTTCCAGTAGCTAGTGCTGCTCATGATGCCCATTACTGTCTGCGGCGTTATGTTTCCATAATTCATCATGATATATTTCTGCGCAGTTATGTAGCGGTAGTAGCTGGCTGGATAGTATGCCAATGGGTTCCATGGGACCTGCGCGGGCATCATCGTGGTGTTGAGGAAGTGGTTGGTCGTTATTATGTAGTCGCCGTTCACAGGGGTTCTTATGCCCAGCAGGGACGCCGTGGACTCTATCGCGTACGCGGTGCCCGATGTGTCGACAACCAGGCGATTGATTCCATTCGTCTTGGGAAGGCTGACGATTATGTTCTTGGCCTCAGTGGCATTAGATGCTACCATGAGCGCATATGGATCCATTATGAAATCGGAGATGCCGTACCCTACATCCTGTGGCCTGCCGTTGGGAGCTTTGTTCGATTCTATGACAACCCCCTTGTTGTTCATGCCGAAGTTAGTGAAGAGTGTGCCAGCGAATCCTATTGAAACGAATGCGTTGCCGTTCTCGGGATAAGCTATCACTAGTACCTGATATGAGCCGCTGGATCCGGGCATGTAGTCGAAGTTGGATCCTGTTATCAACTCACCGTTGGAGGTCGCGTTACCCCATACCGCCAGGTTAGTGCAGGCAGATGACTGGTTGTTCGCGCTGTTCGCGGGATCGGAGAGCCCTGGAATGAGGCCAAACTCGAACTCCACCCGGTAGTTTATGAGTAGTATATCCCAGTAGCTCACATTGTATCCAGCGGCTTGAGCCCCATCCGCCATCCCCTGCATTATGGCTGAGTAGTTGATAGCCGTCAGGTTATCCTTCACATACGAATTGTATATCTTTAATTCCTGCATTACGAAAGTTACGTTATTATTGTACTCACTGAGCACAGTACCCCATACCGCGTCCTTACTCAACTCCATATATTTCCCGGCCTGCAGACCGTATTGATAGCCCATCTGATACGGGGTCCCGGATATGTACACTACGGGGAAAAAGCCGGATGGCGGGGGTGTACTGGAATCGGCGTTCGTGTAATTCGTTGCTGGGGATGAGCTCATAAATGCAACTGTTGATGATGTGGTGAGTATTATTGCAGTAAGTATAACTACTGCTATTCTATATGAATTCATTTTCAATATACTAGTACTTGTTCCTTCTTATAAACACTACGTTAGTTTAAATAAATACTATTTATATGGCTATGCATGGAATTTAATAATGTTCTATAAATACTTTACAAATTACATGGTTTATTGGTGTATAATGATGGAATTCGCGCTCAGATATTGGAAAGTGTAGTTCATCTATGGTATAGGTTTCCAATTAGACCCCGTCGACCTAAGGCCGTATGCCCTCATCCGAGCACGTCCTCGACCGTCAGCTGCGTTCACCCTCGCTGATTCCGTCACGGCCTCTAGTTTACCATTGGTCTCTTTGAGGACCCCGAGCTCTATCAGGCCGCGCAGGTGCTCCTCCACGTCCTCGGGGTCCACGCCCCCGAGCCGGGCGGCCTCCTCGATCCCCGGCCAGCCGTTCATCACGAGGCTCACAATGAACGAGTCGAGGTCCTTCTCTC
Protein-coding regions in this window:
- a CDS encoding VirB4 family type IV secretion system protein, with the protein product MGEPSSAIGHTSVRPRRWPHVYELRSINLSLLPEPEARAVLENFAAMLNALNARVEIRVVEDRRVVALGDELYEIPHKRFFVASEEPLEDALSIAGLRFVKVPSMPELKLVADAPRFAVDSDGHFVRVYTLVGLTPSMRAGWLTDLYPYLHEVRISLQPLEDGRDLAVHHYRALAAAVEVRIREGRPVDPERAMELEAARAASDAVASGRERLFLVHTLLVIRAGDAAELEQRRRNLRSRLHGFMDSPLGMNASMYLGIGPEWARGRELYVPTSTLVGFFPFAGLDIIDPTPTAVVLGQNLLTGNVIAYDVYERENYNIAIFGQTGYGKSTLVKAWISRFAAADPDSYIWVFDSIVRPEYALGSRGTYEGSFAELIGAEVLDLSRPQALDPLAVFESRAAALSFIADLAGITESDLRADLNLLRSEHVDELPAEAGGSLGKRLEAGLKPLSHLWSGKESTLTTRQVFVLSSIEGAAVRDAAAYLALAWVWRNVKRAPVRVRKMIMVDEGWAFVETNPKTGKPYFPGTVEFVPEVARTGRHYNAAFMIATQRVSDMMQGPGRVVLENAATKIVLHQDAAAAEMLAGPLALSREEVQFVVGARVGQALLASPEGHVPLYVMLSKSELARFTTRPAEVTT
- a CDS encoding DUF1286 domain-containing protein; amino-acid sequence: MKLTTHYLFTIGLVALIACPILPLSGALVVAIWLGVATNWIVDMVGHEDRDGAARRTAATHSLPGAAGVGLVLGVLPVALVALFAPTALIAAGVQLSEVPFIALLMGALGILAGLSHLLLDALTEGGIYHRGRRWAIAHWRYDCAAANMPFALLGLLMLACAMVGL
- a CDS encoding archaellin/type IV pilin N-terminal domain-containing protein, yielding MNSSMSAGWFAPAGARSRHARRAISPIIATIILIVITVVAGAFLYTYATGMLRSGAASQVANVQSITLTVPNGSGDGTLTVTVQNGGTVAIKGVSLVDFNGSTESKPLISSTTPISPGQSASGSVQVGPNVDSDGVETNGSLIAGESYEVQLNVTFANGQTQIITTTVMANTY
- a CDS encoding LLM class flavin-dependent oxidoreductase, with protein sequence MRLGIFLFSSVEDAPSRAARAEEEGFDSVWFPEFMTRRPDGREHAEPLTAMSYVAASTRRVDLGTAVLGVLRRHPAVLAQEVATLSRLSGRKIILGIGVGARRQDLALGTWRRVDLTYMSEYVEVLRAFWRGGSVTFHGEHFSIDGAVPAVVPVPGSTVLVPVGGTSDDSLRAAAAVGDGWLANWIFTPGAFADFLSRVRDMASGMGRDPSSIRGYYLTGAALTGDRAARIAFARELAFGVMPGIQRQDYGYRLLRKQGFDVEPERPDQIPEEFLREAFLLGDAEEAVERLGEYEEAGADEVFLHFMDPGSERAFAERVLPRVGRRRGRAGAASPCVKVGTDG
- a CDS encoding DUF932 domain-containing protein, translating into MNTHAHMGTPASAGEAAEGLGREPPATMGGVTLPGKRFRVERTDDRWREYGIVSHFGYFEAEDGEEVPRRYQVIEIDTKHPVTGKPIRMTIVKGPSFRFVPNEVAREIVSRIAEEHGMRHVAFRMKGTASVLGEYTSSGLGMFLRFVGSEARDVRVGDPVAIGFVAGNSVDGSIAPLSFSGFTLRLACTNGAVATSELTAFRVRIEGGMSEVEDEIRRRLEGLLQYMEDEMETYRRWTTMQVDDLLARILAATMPRRYIEGIVLVGRKGTAVNYAHVDAWQAFNSVTDPLSHRNLEARRREELLLRLRRAFDVWQAVREGRMSVDEAEERLGIDLEEAPEAREP
- the upsF gene encoding membrane pilin protein UpsF, producing the protein MSSRRSRIHGWAIYMITVPLAVLAAWIGYYIATIVRTSWEASLLSAALMGISIGWLMAGFSVYYEEMRSERISLPRRPKVRPAKVGKRNKHLDKIATRLARGHSEDILRAGINVTPSTFYYRWVRIAAYSLVAAAPAGIVFAYLLHSPLPLLAAAAPFIVIFLGPEIVVRNAASDRRSGAEDELPFLALYMSVMSSAGITLYEAMKRLIGRGIYRRLEADAVYLQRSVEFMGDDEMTAVDRLARTHPSRAVRDFLYGYSSEIRSGGDVAGYFWDRAEELLRWLQFRFERYADSVSDMGEMMTAMFFVLPAIVLTTAFISPSASMGLVWLMAGLAIPIIGIMVAMIIRSNQPKTGDKFEGNTYMGLAAGIVAGIASYIISLVAHANLPLWAPLAAALVSGSVAFGVPVQMKVRAINDEERSLPDFLRDVTEYRKAGYTVSRAIISLAREGKYSKPLTVFLRRLSASLQMGLRLPEVKARANSWLVNQMVFLLGQVEESGGGTPRDFETMHAFVERYVMAKRMARGRMRLYQMLAIGTPMGLAFLIWIMATFLTKFQLPSLPGAPSLLATSIPPGLFSAAYVMVITAAAFMALSAGTASDFTPLNATRIAVSVLIAALIVFVVSYYGSALSALMPTSVPGMFALVPSSP
- a CDS encoding C45 family autoproteolytic acyltransferase/hydolase; this translates as MNSYRIAVVILTAIILTTSSTVAFMSSSPATNYTNADSSTPPPSGFFPVVYISGTPYQMGYQYGLQAGKYMELSKDAVWGTVLSEYNNNVTFVMQELKIYNSYVKDNLTAINYSAIMQGMADGAQAAGYNVSYWDILLINYRVEFEFGLIPGLSDPANSANNQSSACTNLAVWGNATSNGELITGSNFDYMPGSSGSYQVLVIAYPENGNAFVSIGFAGTLFTNFGMNNKGVVIESNKAPNGRPQDVGYGISDFIMDPYALMVASNATEAKNIIVSLPKTNGINRLVVDTSGTAYAIESTASLLGIRTPVNGDYIITTNHFLNTTMMPAQVPWNPLAYYPASYYRYITAQKYIMMNYGNITPQTVMGIMSSTSYWNGSEWIPNSEWTGNTINRFAPWGGTLSSKVAIPAQGILYVCAGNPGYPLWGLLAPGQTGQYVKFVLWPSDPTPQTITENLQSEAYGELFQASKALYGIKQSDVPTYAQLSQQFANAESLYWESSHEMSLATLDYAQGNLNSALALYGNASTGFAEVQGIAEYLVSVSKNYVSPSSQLSAVNSSLSAAIGSTNSQLGSISSSLSSVSNLLSSMSSTLSTMSSTVSSIGDSLSSMSSTLSTVQSEAAQISSINSLVLATIVIAIIILVLEILVLIRRR